In a single window of the Vitis vinifera cultivar Pinot Noir 40024 chromosome 6, ASM3070453v1 genome:
- the LOC100258806 gene encoding pentatricopeptide repeat-containing protein At2g33680 encodes MGMTTASMGLQRLTLSPTKIQIKDPKHWNSVIKHQANLKNDQAILSAYTQMESLGVLPNNTTLPLVLKACAAQNAVERGKSIHRSIQGTDLMDDVRVGTAVVDFYCKCGFVEDARCVFDAMSDRDVVLWNAMVYGYVGWGCYEEAMLLVREMGRENLRPNSRTMVALLLACEGASELRLGRGVHGYCLRNGMFDSNPHVATALIGFYLRFDMRVLPLLFDLMVVRNIVSWNAMISGYYDVGDYFKALELFVQMLVDEVKFDCVTMLVAVQACAELGSLKLGKQIHQLAIKFEFVEDLYILNALLNMYSNNGSLESSHQLFESVPNRDAPLWNSMISAYAAFGCHEEAMDLFIRMQSEGVKKDERTVVIMLSMCEELASGLLKGKSLHAHVIKSGMRIDASLGNALLSMYTELNCVESVQKIFDRMKGVDIISWNTMILALARNTLRAQACELFERMRESEIKPNSYTIISILAACEDVTCLDFGRSIHGYVMKHSIEINQPLRTALADMYMNCGDEATARDLFEGCPDRDLISWNAMIASYVKNNQAHKALLLFHRMISEAEPNSVTIINVLSSFTHLATLPQGQSLHAYVTRRGFSLGLDLSLANAFITMYARCGSLQSAENIFKTLPKRNIISWNAMIAGYGMNGRGSDAMLAFSQMLEDGFRPNGVTFVSVLSACSHSGFIEMGLQLFHSMVQDFNVTPELVHYSCIVDLLARGGCIDEAREFIDSMPIEPDASVWRALLSSCRAYSDAKQAKTIFEKLDKLEPMNAGNYVLLSNVYATAGLWLEVRRIRTWLKEKGLRKPPGISWIIVKNQVHCFSAGDRSHPQSDKIYAKLSILLSSMRETGYDPDLRWVFHEEDD; translated from the coding sequence ATGGGGATGACAACGGCCAGTATGGGCCTTCAAAGGCTGACTCTCTCACCCACCAAAATCCAAATCAAAGACCCAAAACACTGGAATTCCGTTATCAAACACCAAGCGAATCTCAAAAATGACCAAGCGATTCTCTCTGCATATACCCAAATGGAGTCCTTAGGTGTGCTACCCAATAACACCACCTTGCCTCTCGTCTTGAAGGCGTGTGCGGCGCAGAATGCCGTTGAGAGAGGAAAGAGCATTCATCGTAGTATCCAGGGTACGGATTTGATGGATGATGTTCGAGTTGGGACTGCTGTGGTTGATTTTTATTGTAAATGTGGGTTTGTTGAAGATGCGCGGTGCGTGTTTGATGCAATGTCTGACAGAGATGTGGTTTTGTGGAATGCGATGGTATATGGGTATGTAGGGTGGGGTTGCTATGAGGAAGCGATGTTGTTGGTTAGGGAGATGGGGAGGGAGAATCTGAGGCCCAATTCACGGACGATGGTTGCTTTGCTTTTGGCCTGTGAGGGGGCATCAGAATTGAGACTTGGAAGGGGGGTACACGGATATTGTTTGAGGAATGGAATGTTCGACTCGAATCCCCATGTTGCTACTGCTCTGATTggattttatttgagatttgacATGAGGGTTTTACctcttttgtttgatttgatgGTTGTGAGGAACATTGTGAGTTGGAATGCGATGATCTCTGGGTATTATGATGTTGGGGATTACTTCAAGGCTTTGGAGCTTTTTGTGCAGATGCTTGTAGATGAGGTTAAGTTTGATTGTGTTACAATGTTGGTTGCTGTTCAGGCTTGTGCAGAATTAGGGTCTCTTAAATTGGGCAAGCAAATCCATCAATTGgctattaaatttgaatttgttgAAGACTTGTATATCTTAAATGCATTGCTTAATATGTATAGTAATAATGGAAGTTTGGAATCTTCACATCAGCTGTTTGAGTCCGTTCCTAACCGTGATGCTCCTTTGTGGAATTCTATGATATCTGCATATGCTGCGTTTGGTTGCCatgaggaagctatggatttatttattagaatgCAATCAGAAGGTGTCAAAAAAGATGAAAGAACTGTTGTTATTATGTTGTCTATGTGTGAAGAATTAGCTAGTGGCTTGCTGAAGGGAAAAAGCTTACATGCTCATGTGATTAAGAGTGGCATGAGGATAGATGCTTCTCTTGGAAATGCCTTGTTAAGTATGTACACGGAGCTAAATTGTGTTGAATCTGTCCAAAAGATTTTTGATCGGATGAAAGGTGTAGACATAATCTCATGGAACACTATGATCTTAGCATTGGCCCGCAACACGTTGAGGGCCCAAGCATGTGAGCTCTTTGAGAGGATGCGAGAATCTGAAATCAAGCCTAACTCTTACACAATAATATCTATTCTTGCTGCTTGTGAAGATGTAACTTGTCTAGACTTTGGCAGATCGATCCATGGTTATGTGATGAAACACagtattgaaattaatcaaccACTGCGTACTGCACTCGCAGATATGTATATGAATTGTGGTGATGAGGCAACAGCTAGGGATCTATTTGAGGGCTGTCCTGACAGAGATTTAATTTCATGGAATGCTATGATTGCCAGTTACGTTAAAAACAATCAAGCCCACAAAGCTCTGCTACTTTTCCATCGTATGATTTCAGAAGCAGAACCAAATTCAGTCACAATCATAAATGTTCTCTCGTCATTTACCCATCTAGCCACTCTTCCTCAAGGCCAAAGCTTACACGCCTATGTAACACGGAGGGGATTCTCTTTAGGTCTTGATTTGTCCCTTGCAAATGCTTTTATAACAATGTATGCAAGATGTGGTAGTTTGCAGAGTGCtgaaaatatctttaaaaccTTACCAAAGCGAAACATCATCTCATGGAATGCCATGATAGCTGGCTATGGTATGAATGGTCGTGGATCTGATGCTATGCTTGCCTTCTCACAAATGCTAGAAGATGGTTTCAGACCAAATGGGGTGACTTTTGTGTCTGTTCTGTCTGCTTGCAGTCATTCTGGTTTCATAGAGATGGGATTGCAGCTTTTCCACTCCATGGTTCAGGATTTTAATGTAACCCCTGAACTTGTTCACTATTCTTGCATAGTTGATCTGCTTGCTCGTGGGGGCTGCATAGATGAAGCTAGAGAGTTTATTGATTCAATGCCCATTGAACCAGATGCATCTGTGTGGAGAGCTCTTCTCAGTTCTTGTCGAGCTTATTCTGATGCCAAACAAGCTAAAaccatctttgaaaaacttgaCAAATTAGAACCAATGAATGCAGGAAATTATGTTTTGCTATCTAATGTCTATGCTACTGCAGGCCTTTGGTTAGAGGTCAGAAGAATTAGAACATGGCTGAAAGAAAAGGGTCTGAGAAAGCCTCCAGGAATCAGTTGGATCATTGTTAAAAATCAGGTTCACTGTTTTAGTGCTGGAGATAGATCACACCCTCAGTCTGACAAAATTTATGCAAAGTTGAGTATTTTGTTGTCATCCATGAGAGAAACTGGTTATGATCCTGATCTTCGGTGGGTTTTCCATGAAGAAGACGATTAG
- the LOC100263975 gene encoding zinc finger CCCH domain-containing protein 30, giving the protein MCSGPKKMDPKTPAPSSTPETNTSTKDMNKPTGEVESENSFSSLLEFAANNDVEGFQKSIALNGSAIDKVGLWYVHRKVSKQMVLEHRTPLMVAAMYGSVDIVKLILSLSEADVNRSCGPDKSTALHCAVSGGTVNAVDVAKLLLLAGADPNSTDAQGHRPFDVIDVSPKLPDLKATLEELLKNDDFVYQQDFQISTVSLKSSSPSLSSSPDNCSLSGVSESMSPPLASRLSDIHVSSMPEKKEYPVDPSLPDIKNSIYATDEFRMYSFKIRPCSRAYSHDWTECPFVHPGENARRRDPRKFHYSCVPCPEFRKGACRRGDLCEYAHGVFECWLHPAQYRTRLCKDGTSCMRRVCFFAHTSKELRPLYMSTGSGVASPRSAANAMDMASALSLFPGSPSAVSAMSPSPFTPPMSPAGVAISHSSMAWPQQSIPTLHLPGSNLQTSRLRSSLSARDMLVEEFNVLQDFDVQQQQLLNDLSHFTQPNLSSASGNLSVRSKALTPSNLDELFSAEMSSPRYADHVAASTMFSPSHKSVVLNQFQHQQGMLSPIKTNVFSPKNVDHPLLQASFGVSSPGRMSPRGIEPLSPLSSRFSSLAHREKQQQHLRSLSSRDLGSNGAGIVNSPANSWSKWESPNGKIDWSVQGEELAWHRKTFSIEQNREGPDLSWVQSLVKESPPGIQETPTLPVSGMTVSADGSNSISRIDSIDHAVLGAWLEQMQLDQIVA; this is encoded by the coding sequence ATGTGTAGTGGTCCGAAGAAGATGGATCCCAAGACTCCAGCTCCATCCTCGACCCCAGAAACCAACACTTCAACTAAAGATATGAATAAGCCAACCGGAGAGgttgaaagtgaaaattcattttctagttTGCTTGAATTTGCAGCAAACAATGATGTTGAGGGCTTCCAGAAATCCATTGCGCTTAATGGATCTGCGATTGATAAGGTTGGTCTGTGGTATGTTCATCGAAAGGTGTCGAAACAGATGGTTCTTGAACACAGAACTCCATTAATGGTGGCGGCTATGTATGGTAGTGTTGATATTGTGAAGCTGATACTTTCTCTATCTGAGGCCGATGTAAATCGGTCCTGTGGCCCAGATAAGAGTACTGCCCTTCACTGTGCTGTGTCTGGTGGAACTGTCAATGCTGTTGATGTTGCCAAATTACTTTTACTGGCTGGTGCTGATCCTAACTCCACTGATGCCCAAGGGCATCGACCTTTTGATGTTATTGATGTCTCTCCAAAGCTTCCAGATTTGAAAGCTACCCTTGAAGAGCTTctaaaaaatgatgattttgtttATCAGCAGGATTTCCAGATTTCCACTGTGAGTTTGAAATCCAGTTCCCCATCCCTCTCATCATCCCCAGATAATTGTTCTTTATCTGGTGTCTCAGAGTCAATGTCACCACCACTTGCTTCCAGGCTCAGTGATATCCATGTGTCTTCCATGCCGGAGAAGAAAGAATACCCAGTTGACCCATCTCTTCCTGACATCAAGAACAGCATTTATGCCACTGATGAGTTCCGAATGTACTCGTTTAAGATCCGGCCTTGCTCCCGAGCATATTCCCATGATTGGACTGAATGTCCTTTTGTACATCCAGGTGAGAATGCTCGGAGAAGGGACCCAAGGAAGTTTCATTATAGTTGTGTGCCATGTCCAGAGTTTCGCAAGGGGGCTTGTAGGCGTGGGGACTTGTGTGAATATGCTCATGGAGTTTTTGAGTGCTGGCTTCATCCAGCACAGTATAGGACCAGACTCTGCAAGGATGGCACAAGTTGCATGCGTCGGGTCTGTTTCTTTGCCCACACCTCTAAGGAACTCCGTCCCCTCTATATGTCCACAGGATCTGGTGTTGCATCTCCACGATCTGCTGCTAATGCAATGGACATGGCTTCGGCCTTGAGCCTCTTTCCTGGCTCCCCTTCAGCCGTTTCTGCTATGTCACCTTCACCATTTACACCACCAATGTCTCCTGCAGGGGTTGCTATTTCACACTCATCAATGGCTTGGCCGCAGCAAAGCATCCCTACTTTGCATCTCCCAGGCAGCAATCTCCAAACAAGTCGCCTTAGATCATCTTTGAGTGCAAGAGACATGCTGGTTGAGGAGTTCAATGTGCTGCAGGATTTTGATGTGCAGCAGCAGCAGCTCCTAAACGATTTGTCTCATTTCACACAACCAAATCTCAGTTCTGCATCTGGAAATCTCTCTGTTCGATCAAAGGCCCTAACCCCTTCAAATCTTGATGAGCTTTTCTCTGCTGAGATGTCATCTCCCCGGTATGCTGATCACGTTGCTGCTTCAACCATGTTCTCCCCATCGCATAAATCAGTGGTTCTAAATCAATTCCAGCACCAGCAGGGCATGTTGTCTCCTATAAAGACAAATGTATTCTCTCCAAAGAATGTTGATCATCCTCTCCTGCAAGCCTCCTTTGGTGTTTCTTCTCCTGGGAGGATGTCACCTCGAGGCATTGAGCCTCTCTCCCCATTGAGCTCTCGTTTTTCCTCTCTGGCTCATCGTGAGAAGCAGCAGCAACACCTACGCAGCCTCAGCTCACGGGATCTTGGTTCCAATGGTGCTGGAATTGTTAATTCCCCTGCAAATTCTTGGTCCAAATGGGAATCCCCCAATGGGAAAATAGATTGGTCTGTTCAAGGAGAAGAACTGGCTTGGCACCGTAAAACTTTTTCAATTGAGCAAAATAGGGAGGGGCCTGATCTTTCATGGGTTCAATCACTGGTGAAGGAGTCACCTCCGGGGATCCAAGAAACCCCAACTCTACCAGTTTCAGGCATGACAGTTTCTGCTGATGGTTCTAATTCCATTTCTAGAATTGACTCCATTGATCATGCAGTTTTGGGAGCATGGCTTGAGCAGATGCAACTCGATCAGATCGTTGCTTAA